In Triticum aestivum cultivar Chinese Spring chromosome 5B, IWGSC CS RefSeq v2.1, whole genome shotgun sequence, the following proteins share a genomic window:
- the LOC123110957 gene encoding E3 ubiquitin-protein ligase UPL2, which translates to MAAAAMAAHRASFPLRLQQILSGSRAVSPAIKVESEPPAKVKAFIDRVINIPLHDIAIPLSGFHWEFNKGNFHHWKPLFMHFDTYFKTYISSRKDLLLSDDMSESEPLTKNTILQILRVMQIVLENCQNKTTFAGLEHFKNLLASSDPEVVVAALETLASVVKINPSKLHMNGKLISCGAINSHLLSLAQGWGSKEEGLGLYSCVVANERNQLEGLCLFPADMENKYDGTQHRLGSTLHFEYNLAPVQDSDQANDKSSNLCVIHMPDLHLRKEDDLSILKQCIDKFNVPPEHRFALFTRIRYAHAFNSPRTCRLYSRISLLSFIVLVQSSDAHDELTSFFTNEPEYINELIRLVRSEDIVPGPIRALAMLALGAQLAAYASSHERARILSGSSIISAGGNRMVLLSVLQKAISSLSSPNDTSSPLIVDALLQFFLLHVLSSSSSGTTVRGSGMVPPLLPLLQDKDPSHMHLVCLAVKTLQKLMEYSSPAVSLFKDLGGVELLSQRLHVEVQRVIGVAEITSVVASDTSKSEDDHLYSQKRLIKALLKALGSATYSPANPARSQSSNDNSLPMSLSLIFQNVGKFGGDIYFSSVTVMSEIIHKDPTCFPALKELGLPDAFLSSVTAGAIPSCKALICVPNGLGAICLNNQGLESVRETSALRFLVETFTSRKYLIPMNEGVVLLANAVEELLRHVQSLRSTGVDIIIEIINKLSCPRGDKITEAASAEEKTDMETDVEGRDLVSAMDSGTDGTNDEQFSHLSIFHVMVLVHRTMENSETCRLFVEKGGLQTLLTLLLRPTITQSSGGMPIALHSTMVFKGFTQQHSTPLARAFCSSLKEHLKNALQELDTVFRSCEVTKLEKGAIPSLFIVEFLLFLAASKDNRWMNALLSEFGDVSRDVLEDIGRVHREVLWQISLFDEKKIEPEASSPSANEAQQVDAAVGDTGDNRYTSFRQYLDPLLRRRGSGWNIESQVSDLINIYRDMGRAASDSHRVGADRYPSTGLPSSSQDQPSSSSDANAKSEEDKKRSEHLSCCDMMRSLSYHINHLFMELGKAMLLTSRRENSPINLSPSVVSVASNIASIVLEHLNFEGHTISPEREITVATKCRYLGKVVEFIDGILLDRPESCNPIMVNSFYCRGVIQAILTTFEATSELLFAMNRPPSSPMETDSKTGKEEKDADCSWIYGPLSSYGAAMDHLVTSSFILSSSTRQLLEQPIFSGTVRFPQDAEKFMKLLQSKVLKTVLPIWAHPQFPECNLELISSVTSIMRHVYSGVEVKNNVSNIAARLAGPPPDENAISLIIEMGFSRARAEEALRQVGTNSVEIATDWLFSHPEEPPEDDELARALAMSLGNSDTPVQEEDDRTNDLELEEVNVQLPPMDEVLSSCLRLLQAKETLAFPVRDMLVTISSQNDGQNRVKVLTYLIDHLKQCLVASDPLKNTALSAFCHVLALILHGDTAAREVASKAGLVKVVLSLLCSWEMEPREGQTTKVPNWVTSCFLSVDRMLQLEPKLPDVTELDVLKKDSSPTQTSVVIDDSKKKVSESSSSVGLLDLEDQEQLLRICCKCIQKQLPSGTMHAILQLCATLTKVHVAAISFLESGGLHALLSLPTSSLFSGFNSVVSTIIRHILEDPHTLQQAMELEIRHSLVTAANRHANPRVTPRNFVQNLAFVVHRDPVIFMKAAQAVCQIEMVGDRPYVVLLKDREKEKSKEKEKDKLVDKDKSSGVATKITSGDMVMASPVSAKGKQSDLSVRNMKSHRKPPQTFVTVIEHLLDLVMSFVPPQRAEDQSDGSSSMDMDIDSSSAKGKGKAVAVTHEESKQAIQDATACLAKNAFVLKLLTDVLLTYASSVQVVLRHDAELSSTRGPTRTSGGIFNHILQHLLPHATKQKKERKPDSDWRYKLATRGNQFLVASSIRSSEGRKRICSEICSIFVEFTDNSTGCKPPMLRMNAYVDLLNDILSARSPTGSSLSAESVVTFVEVGLVQCLTKTLQVLDLDHPDSAKIVTGIVKALEVVTKEHVHLADFNAKGENSSKTVLEQNNVDSSSNRFQVLDTTSQPTAMVTDHRETFNAVHAPRSSDSVADEMDHDRDIDGGFAHDGEDDFMHEIAEDRTGNESTMDIRFDIPRNREDDMAEDEDDSDEDMSGDDGEEVDEDDDDEENNNLEEDDAHQISHADTDQDDREIDEEEFDEDLLEEDDDDEDEEGVILRLEEGINGINVFDHIEVFGGSNNVSGDTLRVMPLDIFGTRRQGRSTSIYNLLGRASDQGVLDHPLLEEPSMLLPQQRQPENLVEMAFSDRNHENSSSRLDAIFRSLRSGRNGHRFNMWLDDGPQRNGSAAPTVPEGIEELLLSQLRRPTAEHPDEQSTPAVDAQVNDPPSNFHGSETDAREGSAEQNENDDIPAVRSEVDGSASAGPAPPHSDELQRDASNASEHVADMQYERSDAAVRDVEAVSQASSGSGATLGESLRSLDVEIGSVEGHDDGDRHGASDRTPLGDVQAATRSRRPSGNAVLVSSRDISLESVREIPQNTVQESDQNASEGDQEPNRATGTDSIDPTFLEALPEDLRAEVLSSRQNQVTQTSSEQPQHDADIDPEFLAALPPDIREEVLAQQRAQRLQQQSQELEGQPVEMDAVSIIATFPSEIREEVLLTSPDTLLATLTPALVAEANMLRERFAHRYHSGSLFGMNSRNRRGESSRRGDIIGSGLDRNTGDSSRQTASKLIETVGTPLVDKDALNALIRLLRVVQPIYKGQLQRLLLNLCAHRESRKSLVQILVDMLMLDLQGSSKKSIDATEPSFRLYGCHANITYSRPQSSDGVPPLVSRRVLETLTYLARNHPNVAKLLLFLQFPCPPTCHTETLDQRRGKAVLVEDGEQQSAFALVLLLTLLNQPLYMRSVAHLEQLLNLLEVVMLNAENEVNQVKLQSSSERPSGPENATQDAQEDASVPGSSGAKPNADDSGKSSSDNISDLQAVLHSLPQAELRLLCSLLAHDGLSDNAYLLVAEVLKKIVALAPFICCHFINELSRSMQNLTVCAMNELHLYEDSEKAILSTSSANGMAVLRVVQALSSLVTSLQERKDPELLAEKDHSDALSQISDINTALDALWLELSNCISKIESSSDYTSNLSPTSANATRVSTGVAPPLPAGTQNILPYIESFFVTCEKLRPGQPDAVQEPSTSDMEDASTSSSGQKSSASHTSLDEKHTAFVKFSEKHRRLLNAFIRQNSGLLEKSFSLMLKVPRLIDFDNKRAYFRSKIKHQHDHHHSPVRISVRRAYILEDSYNQLRMRSPQDLKGRLTVHFQGEEGIDAGGLTREWYQLLSRVIFDKGALLFTTVGNDLTFQPNPNSVYQTEHLSYFKFVGRVVGKALFDAQLLDVHFTRSFYKHILGAKVTYHDIEAIDPAYYRNLKWMLENDISDVLDLTFSMDADEEKLILYEKAEVTDCELIPGGRNIRVTEENKHEYVDRVAEHRLTTAIRPQINAFMEGFNELIPRELISIFNDKEFELLISGLPDIDLDDLKANTEYSGYSIASPVIQWFWEIVQGFSKEDKARFLQFVTGTSKVPLEGFSALQGISGPQRFQIHKAYGSTNHLPSAHTCFNQLDLPEYTSKDQLQERLLLAIHEANEGFGFG; encoded by the exons ATGGCAgcggcggcgatggcagcgcaCAGGGCCAGCTTCCCGCTGCGGCTGCAGCAGATCCTGTCTGGCAGCCGCGCCGTGTCGCCGGCGATCAAAGTCGAGTCCGAGCCG CCAGCAAAAGTTAAAGCATTTATTGATCGTGTAATCAATATTCCACTACATGACATTGCCATACCACTATCAGGCTTCCATTGGGAGTTCAATAAG GGAAATTTTCACCATTGGAAGCCTCTGTTTATGCATTTTGATACGTATTTCAAGACATACATCTCTTCTAGAAAGGATCTTCTCTTGTCTGATGATATGTCTGAGAGTGAACCGTTGACAAAAAATACCATCTTACAAATCTTGAGAGTTATGCAAATTGTGTTGGAAAATTGCCAGAACAAAACAACTTTTGCTGGCCTTGAG CATTTTAAGAATCTGTTGGCATCATCAGATCCTGAGGTAGTTGTTGCGGCTTTGGAAACTCTTGCTTCAGTGGTGAAAATAAATCCTTCAAAACTACATATGAATGGGAAACTGATCAGCTGTGGAGCTATAAATAGCCATCTTCTATCATTGGCCCAAGGATGGGGTAGCAAGGAGGAAGGTCTAGGCTTGTATTCCTGTGTTGTGGCAAATGAGCGAAACCAGCTGGAGGGTTTGTGCTTATTCCCAGCAGACATGGAGAACAAATATGATGGCACACAGCATCGTCTTGGGTCCACTCTTCATTTTGAGTATAATTTGGCACCTGTCCAAGATTCTGACCAAGCCAATGACAAGTCATCTAATCTCTGTGTGATACATATGCCAGACCTGCACCTTCGGAAGGAGGATGACTTGAGCATATTGAAGCAATGTATCGACAAGTTTAATGTGCCTCCAGAGCACCGGTTTGCCTTGTTTACAAGGATAAGATATGCACATGCTTTTAATTCTCCGAGGACATGCAGGCTATATAGCCGCATAAGTCTCCTTTCTTTCATTGTTCTCGTGCAATCCAGTGATGCCCATGATGAGCTGACATCGTTCTTCACAAATGAGCCGGAGTACATAAATGAGTTAATCCGGCTTGTTCGGTCAGAAGATATTGTTCCTGGGCCCATTCGTGCATTGGCTATGCTTGCACTGGGAGCACAGTTAGCAGCATATGCATCATCTCATGAGCGAGCTAGGATACTGAGCGGTTCAAGTATCATCTCTGCTGGTGGAAACCGCATGGTCTTGCTCAGTGTTCTGCAGAAAGCAATATCGTCCCTCAGTAGCCCTAATGATACTTCATCTCCTTTAATTGTTGATGCCCTTCTACAGTTCTTTTTGCTTCATGTGCTGTCATCTTCGAGTTCTGGGACGACCGTTAGGGGTTCAGGGATGGTTCCACCTCTCCTGCCTCTCCTGCAAGATAAGGATCCTTCCCACATGCATCTTGTCTGTTTGGCAGTAAAGACCCTTCAGAAGCTGATGGAGTACAGCAGCCCTGCTGTTTCCCTGTTTAAAGATTTGGGTGGTGTAGAACTTTTGTCTCAGAGGTTACATGTGGAGGTGCAGCGTGTTATTGGTGTTGCTGAAATTACTTCAGTGGTTGCTAGTGATACATCGAAATCAGAAGATGACCATCTGTACTCACAGAAGCGACTGATTAAGGCTTTGCTCAAGGCATTAGGTTCCGCTACATATTCTCCTGCGAATCCTGCTCGCTCTCAAAGTTCCAATGATAACTCTTTGCCCATGTCACTTTCCCTTATATTCCAGAATGTTGGAAAGTTTGGTGGTGATATATACTTCTCTTCAGTTACTGTTATGAGTGAGATAATACATAAGGATCCTACATGCTTTCCTGCTTTGAAGGAACTTGGTCTTCCTGATGCTTTCCTGTCATCAGTGACTGCTGGGGCGATACCATCTTGTAAAGCACTTATATGTGTACCCAATGGCCTGGGCGCAATCTGCCTTAATAACCAAGGACTTGAGTCTGTCAGGGAAACTTCAGCGCTGCGTTTTCTTGTAGAGACGTTCACTAGTAGGAAATATTTGATACCAATGAATGAAGGTGTTGTTCTTTTAGCAAATGCAGTGGAAGAGCTTCTTCGTCATGTGCAGTCCCTTAGAAGTACTGGTGTTGACATCATCATTGAAATAATCAACAAACTTTCTTGTCCTCGTGGTGATAAAATCACTGAAGCAGCCAGCGCTGAAGAAAAAACAGATATGGAAACAGATGTTGAAGGGCGTGATTTAGTAAGTGCCATGGATTCTGGCACAGATGGAACTAATGATGAGCAGTTTTCTCATTTGAGCATTTTCCATGTTATGGTATTGGTGCACAGGACAATGGAAAACTCAGAAACTTGCAGGCTGTTTGTAGAAAAGGGAGGTCTACAGACTCTGTTGACACTCTTGCTGCGACCTACCATCACCCAATCTTCTGGTGGGATGCCTATTGCTTTGCACAGCACTATGGTATTTAAGGGCTTTACTCAACAGCATTCTACTCCACTTGCGCGTGCATTTTGCTCCTCTTTAAAGGAGCACTTGAAGAATGCCCTACAGGAACTTGATACAGTTTTTAGGTCATGTGAAGTGACTAAGTTGGAAAAAGGAGCCATTCCGTCACTTTTTATTGTTGAATTTCTGCTATTCCTAGCGGCATCAAAAGACAACCGCTGGATGAATGCTCTACTCTCAGAATTTGGAGATGTCAGCAGGGATGTCCTGGAAGATATTGGAAGAGTTCACCGGGAAGTGCTTTGGCAAATTTCACTTTTTGATGAGAAGAAAATAGAGCCTGAAGCCAGTTCTCCTTCAGCAAATGAGGCCCAGCAAGTTGATGCTGCTGTGGGCGACACTGGTGATAACAGATACACCTCCTTTAGGCAATATCTTGATCCTCTTTTAAGGCGACGGGGCTCTGGGTGGAACATTGAGTCTCAGGTGTCTGACCTTATCAATATCTATCGTGATATGGGCCGTGCAGCTAGCGACTCTCACAGAGTTGGTGCTGATAGATACCCTAGTACAGGGTTGCCCTCAAGTTCCCAGGATCAGCCATCCAGTTCATCTGATGCAAATGCGAAGTCAGAAGAGGACAAGAAAAGATCTGAGCATTTGTCCTGCTGTGACATGATGAGGTCACTTTCTTACCATATTAACCATCTGTTTATGGAGCTTGGGAAAGCAATGCTGCTTACATCTCGCCGTGAGAACAGTCCTATAAATCTATCTCCATCTGTTGTGTCTGTTGCTAGCAATATTGCTTCTATCGTGTTGGAGCACCTCAATTTTGAGGGGCATACAATCAGTCCAGAGAGGGAGATTACTGTTGCTACAAAGTGCCGATACCTTGGAAAGGTTGTTGAGTTTATTGATGGGATATTGTTGGACAGACCAGAATCATGTAATCCAATCATGGTGAATTCTTTTTATTGCCGTGGTGTAATTCAGGCTATCTTAACCACATTTGAAGCTACCAGCGAGTTGCTTTTCGCAATGAACAGGCCACCCTCGTCACCTATGGAGACTGATAGTAAAACTGGGAAGGAAGAGAAGGATGCTGATTGTTCATGGATTTATGGCCCCCTTTCCAGCTATGGTGCAGCTATGGACCATCTTGTAACATCATCATTTATTCTTTCTTCATCGACAAGACAACTACTTGAGCAACCTATTTTTAGTGGAACTGTCAGGTTTCCACAAGATGCAGAGAAATTCATGAAGTTGCTTCAATCTAAAGTCTTAAAGACTGTTCTTCCCATATGGGCCCATCCACAGTTTCCAGAATGCAATCTTGAGCTAATCAGTTCAGTCACATCGATCATGAGGCATGTTTACTCTGGGGTAGAAGTAAAAAACAATGTTAGCAACATTGCTGCTCGTTTGGCTGGTCCACCCCCTGACGAGAATGCAATTTCCCTGATTATAGAGATGGGCTTTTCTCGTGCAAGAGCTGAAGAAGCATTAAGACAGGTTGGAACAAATAGCGTTGAGATCGCGACTGATTGGTTGTTCTCACACCCGGAGGAACCACCAGAGGATGATGAACTTGCTCGAGCTCTTGCTATGTCTCTAGGGAATTCTGATACACCTGTTCAAGAGGAAGATGACAGAACTAATGATCTTGAGCTCGAGGAAGTAAATGTTCAGCTCCCTCCCATGGATGAAGTATTATCTTCATGTCTTAGGCTGCTACAGGCAAAGGAAACATTAGCTTTTCCTGTCCGGGATATGCTTGTGACTATCAGCTCACAGAATGACGGCCAAAACCGTGTGAAGGTGCTTACATATTTGATTGATCATCTGAAGCAATGTCTTGTGGCATCTGATCCTTTAAAGAACACTGCACTATCTGCTTTTTGCCATGTTCTTGCTTTGATTCTCCATGGAGATACTGCTGCTCGTGAAGTTGCCTCAAAGGCTGGTCTTGTCAAGGTCGTTTTGAGTCTGCTGTGCAGCTGGGAGATGGAGCCAAGGGAAGGGCAAACAACCAAGGTTCCCAATTGGGTTACTTCCTGTTTCCTTTCTGTTGATAGAATGCTCCAGTTGGAACCCAAGTTGCCAGATGTTACTGAGCTTGATGTTCTCAAAAAGGATAGTTCACCTACACAAACATCTGTTGTGATTGATGACAGCAAGAAGAAGGTTTCAGAATCTTCCTCAAGTGTAGGGTTATTGGACTTGGAGGACCAGGAGCAACTTTTGAGGATATGCTGTAAATGCATTCAGAAGCAGTTGCCTTCCGGTACAATGCATGCTATTCTTCAGTTGTGTGCTACACTGACGAAAGTCCATGTGGCTGCTATCAGTTTTCTTGAGTCTGGTGGCCTACATGCGTTGCTAAGTTTGCCGACAAGTAGCTTGTTTTCTGGATTCAACAGTGTGGTTTCTACAATTATCCGTCATATTTTGGAGGATCCCCATACTCTTCAGCAAGCTATGGAATTAGAGATACGCCATAGTCTTGTCACGGCTGCTAATCGGCATGCAAATCCTCGGGTTACACCACGTAATTTTGTTCAAAATTTGGCGTTTGTTGTACACAGGGACCCAGTGATATTTATGAAAGCTGCCCAAGCTGTGTGCCAGATTGAGATGGTTGGAGATAGACCGTATGTTGTTCTATTGAAGGACCGTGAGAAGGAAAAGAGCAAGGAAAAAGAGAAGGATAAGCTGGTTGATAAGGATAAATCATCAGGTGTTGCCACAAAGATAACATCAGGGGACATGGTTATGGCATCTCCTGTAAGTGCCAAAGGGAAACAATCTGATTTGAGTGTACGGAATATGAAATCTCATCGCAAGCCACCACAAACCTTTGTCACTGTTATTGAGCATCTATTAGATCTAGTAATGTCCTTTGTCCCACCACAAAGAGCTGAGGACCAATCTGATGGTTCGtcatccatggacatggatattgACTCTAGTTCAGCAAAAGGTAAAGGGAAGGCTGTTGCTGTCACACATGAAGAGTCCAAGCAAGCAATCCAAGATGCTACTGCATGTCTGGCTAAAAACGCATTTGTCCTAAAGCTGCTCACAGATGTACTATTAACTTATGCTTCTTCCGTTCAAGTTGTTCTTCGCCATGATGCTGAGTTGAGCAGCACGCGAGGTCCTACTCGGACCAGTGGTGGAATATTTAATCATATATTGCAGCATTTGCTTCCACATGCTACAaagcaaaagaaagaaagaaagcctGATAGTGATTGGAGGTACAAATTGGCAACAAGGGGTAATCAATTTTTAGTGGCTTCATCTATTCGTTCTTCAGAAGGACGAAAAAGGATCTGTTCTGAAATCTGCAGTATATTTGTTGAGTTCACAGACAATTCTACTGGTTGCAAACCTCCAATGTTGAGGATGAATGCTTATGTTGATTTGCTCAATGATATTCTGTCAGCTCGCTCGCCAACGGGCTCCTCACTTTCAGCAGAATCTGTAGTTACATTTGTTGAGGTTGGCCTTGTCCAGTGTTTAACGAAAACCCTTCAGGTTCTTGATTTGGATCATCCTGATTCAGCAAAGATTGTAACTGGTATTGTCAAGGCTCTTGAAGTGGTTACCAAGGAGCACGTTCATTTAGCAGATTTTAATGCTAAAGGGGAGAACTCATCAAAGACTGTTTTGGAGCAGAACAATGTAGATTCATCATCAAATAGATTCCAGGTTCTTGACACAACTTCTCAACCAACTGCAATGGTAACTGATCACAGGGAAACTTTCAATGCTGTTCATGCTCCAAGAAGTTCAGATTCAGTGGCAGATGAGATGGATCATGACCGTGATATAGATGGAGGTTTTGCCCATGATGGTGAAGATGATTTTATGCATGAGATTGCTGAAGACAGAACTGGAAATGAGTCCACAATGGATATTCGGTTTGATATTCCACGTAATAGAGAGGATGATATGGCTGAAGATGAAGATGACAGTGATGAAGATATGTCAGGAGATGATGGTGAggaggttgatgaagatgatgatgatgaggaaaatAACAACCTGGAGGAAGACGATGCCCATCAGATATCTCATGCTGACACGGATCAGGATGACCGTGAGATTGATGAAGAAGAATTTGATGAAGATCtgctagaagaagatgatgatgatgaggatgaggagggaGTAATCCTTCGCCTAGAGGAGGGGATCAATGGAATTAATGTGTTTGACCATATTGAGGTTTTTGGGGGGAGCAACAATGTTTCTGGGGATACACTGCGTGTAATGCCATTGGACATTTTTGGCACAAGACGGCAAGGCCGTAGTACATCTATATACAATCTTCTTGGGAGAGCAAGTGACCAAGGTGTACTTGATCACCCACTCTTGGAGGAACCTTCGATGTTACTTCCACAACAGAGGCAACCAG AAAATTTAGTTGAGATGGCTTTCTCTGATCGGAATCATGAAAATAGTTCTTCCCGTTTGGACGCTATATTCAGAAGCTTGCGAAGTGGACGGAATGGACACCGATTTAATATGTGGCTGGATGATGGCCCCCAACGCAATGGATCTGCTGCCCCTACAGTACCTGAAGGCATTGAAGAACTTCTGCTCTCTCAGTTGAGAAGGCCTACGGCTGAACATCCTGATGAGCAGAGCACACCTGCTGTTGATGCTCAAGTAAACGATCCTCCCAGTAATTTCCATGGGTCAGAAACTGATGCAAGGGAAGGATCAGCAGAACAAAATGAAAATGATGATATTCCTGCAGTAAGGTCTGAGGTGGATGGCTCTGCAAGTGCTGGTCCTGCACCTCCTCACAGTGATGAACTTCAAAGAGATGCATCCAATGCAAGTGAGCATGTCGCAGATATGCAATATGAACGTAGTGACGCAGCTGTCCGTGATGTGGAAGCAGTAAGCCAAGCAAGCAGTGGTAGTGGTGCTACTCTAGGGGAAAGCCTCAGAAGTTTAGATGTGGAAATTGGAAGTGTTGAAGGACATGATGATGGTGACCGGCATGGGGCTTCAGACAGGACACCTCTGGGTGATGTACAGGCAGCTACTCGATCGCGGAGGCCTTCTGGAAATGCAGTACTAGTCAGCAGCAGGGACATATCATTGGAGAGTGTTAGGGAGATCCCCCAAAACACAGTCCAGGAATCTGATCAGAATGCCAGTGAGGGGGATCAGGAGCCTAACAGGGCTACTGGGACTGACTCAATAGATCCTACATTTTTGGAGGCTCTTCCAGAGGATTTACGGGCTGAAGTTCTTTCTTCACGTCAAAATCAAGTGACTCAGACTTCCAGTGAGCAGCCTCAGCATGATGCGGACATTGATCCTGAATTCCTTGCTGCACTGCCACCTGATATACGTGAAGAGGTTCTAGCTCAACAACGTGCCCAACGGTTGCAACAACAGTCTCAAGAGCTTGAAGGACAACCAGTTGAAATGGACGCTGTATCAATTATTGCAACCTTCCCTTCGGAAATACGAGAGGAG GTGCTTTTGACGTCTCCCGATACTCTACTTGCTACATTGACACCTGCACTAGTTGCTGAAGCCAACATGTTGCGTGAGAGATTTGCTCATCGATATCACAGCGGTTCACTATTTGGCATGAACTCCAGGAACAGGAGGGGAGAGTCCTCTCGTCGTGGTGATATCATTGGTTCAGGCCTTGATAGAAATACTGGTGATTCGTCCCGTCAAACGGCCAGCAAGTTAATTGAAACTGTAGGGACTCCTCTTGTTGACAAGGATGCTCTCAATGCTCTTATACGATTACTTCGAGTTGTCCAG CCTATATACAAGGGCCAGCTGCAGAGGCTTCTCTTGAACCTTTGTGCTCACCGGGAAAGCAGAAAGTCGCTGGTTCAAATTCTGGTGGACATGCTTATGCTTGATCTGCAGGGCTCTTCTAAGAAATCAATTGATGCAACAGAGCCGTCATTTAGGCTATATGGGTGCCATGCAAATATCACATATTCACGCCCTCAATCCTCAGATG GTGTGCCACCACTGGTTTCTCGCCGTGTGCTGGAAACTCTGACATACCTGGCAAGAAATCATCCAAATGTGGCTAAGCTCTTACTCTTTCTTCAGTTCCCCTGCCCGCCCACCTGCCATACTGAAACACTTGACCAGAGGCGTGGAAAGGCTGTCCTTGTGGAAGACGGGGAACAACAGAGTGCTTTTGCACTCGTTCTACTTTTGACTCTATTAAATCAGCCTCTTTATATGAGAAGTGTAGCTCATCTTGAACAG TTACTCAATCTTCTGGAAGTTGTCATGCTTAATGCCGAGAATGAAGTAAATCAAGTTAAGTTGCAAAGTTCATCTGAGAGACCGTCTGGACCTGAGAATGCAACACAAGATGCCCAAGAGGATGCCAGTGTTCCTGGATCATCTGGAGCGAAGCCCAATGCCGATGATAGTGGTAAATCATCGTCCGATAATATAAGTGACCTGCAAGCTGTTTTGCATAGCCTTCCGCAAGCCGAGCTTCGGTTGCTATGTTCATTGCTTGCGCATGATGG GTTATCAGACAATGCATATCTCCTTGTAGCAGAAGTTCTGAAAAAGATTGTAGCTTTGGCTCCTTTCATCTGTTGCCATTTCATAAATGAGCTTTCACGTTCGATGCAAAATTTGACTGTTTGTGCCATGAATGAGCTTCACTTGTATGAAGATTCTGAAAAGGCAATTCTGAGCACATCATCAGCCAACGGCATGGCAGTTCTAAGAGTTGTGCAGGCCTTGAGTTCTCTTGTCACATCTCTGCAAGAGAGAAAAGATCCAGAGCTTCTTGCAGAGAAGGACCATTCAGATGCACTGTCCCAGATTTCTGATATTAACACAGCATTGGATGCGTTGTGGTTGGAGCTAAGCAACTGCATAAGCAAAATAGAGAGCTCTTCAGATTATACATCAAATTTGAGTCCAACTTCTGCAAATGCAACTAGAGTATCAACTGGTGTAGCACCTCccttgccagctggaacccagAATATATTACCGTACATAGAATCCTTTTTTGTGACATGCGAGAAGTTACGTCCAGGACAACCTGATGCTGTTCAAGAGCCTTCAACATCTGATATGGAGGATGCTTCAACATCTAGTAGTGGGCAAAAATCATCTGCAAGCCATACCAGTCTTGATGAGAAGCACACTGCTTTTGTTAAATTCTCGGAGAAACACAGAAGATTGTTAAATGCTTTTATCCGACAAAACTCTGGGTTGCTAGAAAAATCTTTCTCTCTGATGTTGAAGGTCCCCCGCTTGATTGATTTTGACAACAAACGTGCATATTTCCGGTCTAAAATTAAGCATCAGCATGACCATCATCACAGTCCTGTTAGAATTTCTGTCCGACGGGCGTACATTTTGGAAGACTCCTACAATCAGCTTAGGATGCGCTCACCCCAGGACTTGAAGGGTAGACTCACTGTTCATTTCCAAGGAGAAGAAGGCATTGATGCCGGTGGACTCACAAGAGAGTGGTATCAGTTACTATCACGAGTTATTTTTGACAAGGGTGCCCTTCTATTCACGACTGTTGGAAATGACTTGACATTTCAACCAAACCCTAACTCTGTGTATCAGACTGAACACctctcatatttcaaatttgttggACGAGTG GTTGGAAAAGCTCTCTTTGATGCCCAACTTTTGGATGTCCATTTCACTAGATCTTTCTACAAGCACATACTTGGTGCCAAGGTTACTTACCATGATATTGAAGCCATTGATCCTGCTTACTACAGAAACCTTAAGTGGATGCTTGAG AATGACATAAGTGATGTCCTGGACCTCACATTTAGCATGGATGCAGATGAAGAGAAGCTGATATTATATGAGAAAGCTGAG GTAACTGATTGTGAGTTGATTCCTGGAGGGCGTAACATTAGGGTCACTGAGGAGAACAAGCATGAATATGTGGATAGGGTAGCAGAGCATCGTTTAACCACTGCAATTAGGCCTCAGATTAATGCTTTCATGGAAGGATTTAATGAGCTCATTCCTCGCGAGCTAATATCCATTTTTAATGACAAAGAGTTTGAACTGCTAATCAGTGGACTCCCTGATATTGACT TGGACGACCTAAAGGCAAATACCGAGTATTCTGGCTACAGCATAGCTTCTCCAGTTATTCAATGGTTCTGGGAAATTGTACAAGGTTTCAGCAAGGAGGACAAAGCTCGATTTCTCCAGTTCGTTACTGGCACTTCAAAG GTACCTTTGGAGGGTTTCAGTGCGCTCCAAGGAATATCTGGGCCACAAAGGTTCCAGATACACAAGGCATACGGCAGCACCAACCATCTGCCCTCAGCTCATACTTG CTTTAACCAACTGGACTTGCCTGAATACACATCCAAAGACCAGCTGCAAGAGAGGTTGCTATTAGCTATTCATGAGGCAAATGAAGGGTTTGGATTTGGTTAA